One Rhodococcus sp. P1Y DNA window includes the following coding sequences:
- a CDS encoding HelD family protein, with translation MLYDQLDALRRYAQNRLSTVLLQTGGTPQARSERESFTNLYNDDIAKYDAAENGLCFGRIDLSPDDDTPVRYVGRVGILDEAHDYETLLLDWRAPMARPFYLATPAAPDDVLRRRHIRTRSRRVTSLADEYLDLAAAREAGLNSDATGVAGESALLSALDAARTGHMNDIVETIQSEQDTIIRSEHRSVLVVQGGPGTGKTAVALHRAAYLLYTYRQQLAKSGVLIIGPNATFLDYIGQVLPSLGETGVLLSTIGNLYPGVRATLDESPTAAQVKGSTAMVGILAKAVRDRQEVPTAPKKLRFDTYEITLDRKLVTRARGRARSSRRPHNLARPLFVASAVEGLAQQLADRLGQNVIDGGSLLSRDDIADMRDEMKEDADVMAAIDELWPDLSPQQVLRDLFASPERIAAAAPELTESERASLLRRSRGFSSADSPLLDELAELLGIDDAAEREQANRQWRNQIADAQGALDILTGSAPQDLEDELDPEILMAYDLVDASQLASRQDSGVKLTTAERAAGDRTWTYGHVIVDEAQELSDMAWRMVMRRVPNRWMTLVGDVAQTGDPAGTTSWSEVLEPYVAQRWKRTELTVNYRTPSEIMKVARDVLAAIDPVQTVPRSVRDSGQVPWAQHTTGDELVATVQDRLAEHPRPGISAVLAPHALVESMAHLRSDVVTVSTVKDAKGLEFDSVLIVEPMDIVDESPRGMGDLYVALTRATQRMGVVHTRPLPAELSALEPFDALVP, from the coding sequence ATGCTGTACGACCAACTCGATGCGTTGCGCAGGTACGCGCAAAATCGCCTGAGCACTGTTCTGCTTCAGACCGGGGGCACTCCACAGGCGCGCAGCGAACGCGAATCGTTCACCAACCTCTACAACGACGACATCGCCAAGTACGACGCTGCCGAGAACGGCTTGTGCTTCGGACGGATCGATCTCAGTCCCGACGACGACACACCCGTTCGCTACGTCGGTCGCGTCGGAATTCTCGACGAGGCGCACGACTACGAAACACTGCTACTCGACTGGCGCGCACCGATGGCACGTCCCTTCTACCTCGCCACTCCTGCGGCCCCCGACGACGTTCTACGTCGCCGCCACATACGCACGAGGAGTCGGCGAGTGACGTCGTTGGCCGACGAGTATCTCGACCTCGCCGCAGCGCGCGAGGCAGGATTGAACTCCGACGCGACGGGAGTCGCGGGCGAGAGCGCATTGCTGTCTGCCCTCGATGCCGCTCGCACCGGCCACATGAACGACATCGTCGAGACAATTCAGAGCGAACAGGACACGATCATCCGCTCGGAGCATCGAAGCGTCCTCGTCGTTCAGGGCGGCCCCGGTACCGGCAAGACCGCTGTGGCACTGCACCGCGCCGCGTATCTCCTGTACACCTACCGGCAGCAACTCGCGAAGAGTGGCGTTCTGATCATCGGCCCCAACGCCACGTTCCTCGACTACATTGGCCAGGTACTCCCCTCGCTCGGCGAAACGGGCGTCTTACTGTCCACCATTGGCAACCTCTACCCGGGCGTACGCGCGACGCTCGACGAATCCCCCACTGCGGCACAGGTGAAGGGTTCCACTGCCATGGTCGGGATACTGGCCAAGGCCGTGCGTGACCGTCAGGAGGTGCCCACCGCGCCGAAGAAGCTGCGATTCGACACTTACGAGATCACCCTCGACCGAAAGCTCGTCACCCGCGCCCGTGGGCGCGCGCGATCATCTCGGCGACCACACAACCTCGCGCGACCTCTGTTCGTGGCGTCGGCCGTCGAAGGGCTCGCCCAGCAGCTCGCCGATCGGTTGGGTCAGAACGTCATCGACGGCGGAAGTCTGCTCAGTCGGGACGATATCGCGGACATGCGTGACGAGATGAAAGAAGATGCGGACGTCATGGCCGCGATCGACGAGTTGTGGCCGGATCTGAGTCCGCAGCAGGTACTTCGAGACCTGTTTGCGTCCCCGGAACGCATTGCCGCCGCCGCCCCCGAGCTCACGGAGAGCGAACGCGCGTCGTTGCTCCGGCGATCACGCGGTTTCTCCTCGGCCGATTCACCGCTTCTGGACGAACTCGCCGAACTCCTCGGCATCGATGACGCCGCAGAGCGAGAGCAAGCAAATCGACAGTGGCGCAACCAAATCGCCGACGCCCAGGGCGCGCTGGACATCCTCACCGGTTCCGCACCGCAGGACCTGGAGGACGAACTCGATCCGGAAATCCTGATGGCCTACGACCTCGTCGACGCCAGTCAGCTTGCAAGCAGACAAGATTCCGGCGTCAAGCTGACCACCGCCGAGCGTGCCGCAGGAGATCGCACGTGGACCTACGGTCATGTCATCGTCGACGAAGCACAGGAACTGTCCGATATGGCGTGGCGGATGGTGATGCGTCGAGTTCCGAACAGGTGGATGACGCTCGTCGGCGATGTCGCCCAGACCGGGGATCCCGCCGGAACGACGTCCTGGAGCGAGGTACTCGAACCCTATGTCGCACAACGCTGGAAGCGAACCGAATTGACGGTCAACTATCGAACACCGTCGGAAATCATGAAAGTTGCGCGTGATGTCCTCGCCGCGATCGATCCGGTGCAGACCGTTCCACGATCGGTGCGTGACTCCGGTCAGGTGCCGTGGGCGCAGCACACCACGGGCGACGAACTCGTGGCGACAGTGCAAGACAGACTCGCCGAGCACCCCCGCCCCGGCATCAGCGCTGTCCTCGCCCCGCACGCGCTGGTGGAATCGATGGCACACCTACGCTCCGACGTCGTCACCGTTTCGACCGTGAAGGACGCAAAGGGACTCGAATTCGACTCGGTTTTAATCGTCGAACCGATGGACATCGTAGACGAATCGCCCCGCGGAATGGGTGACCTGTACGTCGCGCTCACCCGCGCGACTCAGCGGATGGGCGTCGTCCACACTCGTCCGCTGCCCGCGGAATTGTCGGCTCTGGAGCCGTTCGACGCTCTCGTGCCGTGA
- the infC gene encoding translation initiation factor IF-3 has protein sequence MSKDSGRRAVPEAGGRLDPTPHYLGGPISTETRINDRIRVPEVRLVGPGGEQVGIVRVEDALRLALEADLDLVEVAPDARPPVCKIMDYGKFKYEAAQKARESRKNQTLTVIKEQKLRPKIDAHDYETKKRNVIRFLEAGSKVKVTIMFRGREQSRPELGFRLLQRLGADVADLGFVETSAKQDGRNMTMVLAPHKGAKTRVKAQESAAAPPAQRAVAPAAEPTPAAQAAVEEAPAVATPPSS, from the coding sequence ATGTCGAAGGATTCGGGCAGGCGGGCTGTGCCAGAGGCAGGCGGTCGGCTCGACCCCACACCGCACTACCTAGGAGGCCCCATCAGCACTGAGACTCGCATCAACGATCGCATCCGTGTTCCCGAGGTTCGTCTAGTTGGACCGGGCGGTGAACAGGTGGGCATCGTGCGTGTTGAAGATGCACTCCGCTTGGCTCTCGAAGCCGATCTCGATCTCGTAGAAGTGGCTCCCGACGCACGTCCGCCGGTCTGCAAGATCATGGACTACGGGAAGTTCAAGTACGAGGCAGCGCAGAAGGCGCGCGAATCGCGCAAGAACCAGACACTCACCGTTATCAAGGAGCAGAAGCTCCGACCGAAGATCGACGCCCACGACTACGAGACCAAGAAGCGCAATGTGATTCGCTTCCTCGAAGCCGGGTCCAAGGTCAAGGTCACCATCATGTTCCGCGGGCGTGAGCAGTCGCGTCCCGAGCTCGGTTTTCGTCTGCTGCAGCGTTTGGGTGCAGATGTCGCCGACCTCGGTTTCGTCGAGACTTCTGCGAAGCAGGACGGCCGCAACATGACGATGGTGCTTGCTCCCCACAAGGGTGCCAAGACTCGCGTCAAGGCACAGGAAAGCGCTGCGGCACCGCCTGCGCAGCGTGCAGTTGCGCCGGCCGCCGAGCCGACGCCGGCAGCACAAGCCGCTGTCGAGGAAGCTCCCGCGGTCGCAACACCGCCCAGCAGCTGA
- the uvrA gene encoding excinuclease ABC subunit UvrA produces MADRLIVRGAREHNLRGVDIDLPRNSLVVFTGLSGSGKSSLAFDTIFAEGQRRYVESLSAYARQFLGQMDKPDVDFIEGLSPAVSIDQKSTNRNPRSTVGTITEVYDYLRLLFARAGTAHCPVCGEKIAKQTPQQIVDQVLAMEEGIKFQVLAPVVRTRKGEFVDLFESLNTQGYSRIRVDGVVHQLSDPPKLKKQEKHDIEVVVDRLTVKTSSKQRLTDSVETALKLADGIVVLDFVDRDENAQDRERRFSEKLACPNAHALSIDDLEPRSFSFNSPYGACSECLGLGVRKEVDPDLVVPDPDLSLADGAIAPWSMGQTSEYFGRLLSGLADAMGFDLNAPWNKLPAKVKRAVLEGSEHQVHVKYKNRYGRTRSYYAEFEGVMPFLHRRLEQTESEQMKERYDGYMRDVPCPACNGDRLRPEILSVTIEAGNFGSKSIADVCRLSISDTADFLNSLTLGAKEEAIAGQVLREVQARLGFLLDVGLEYLSLSRAAGSLSGGEAQRIRLATQIGSGLVGVLYVLDEPSIGLHQRDNRRLIDTLTRLRDLGNTLIVVEHDEDTIRTSDWVVDIGPLAGEHGGRVVHSGSYEDLLTNEESLTGAYLSGRLEIPLPDFRRVVDKKRLVTVVGAREHNLRGIDVSFPLGVLTSVTGVSGSGKSTLVNDILATVMANKLNGARQVPGRHTRINGLDQLDKLVRVDQSPIGRTPRSNAATYTGVFDKIRTLFAATTEAKVRGYQPGRFSFNVKGGRCEACSGDGTLKIEMNFLPDVYVPCEVCNGARYNRETLEVHYKGKTIAEVLDMPIEEAADFFEPITSIHRYLKTLVEVGLGYVRLGQPATTLSGGEAQRVKLASELQKRSTGRTVYILDEPTTGLHFEDIRKLLGVVNGLVDKGNTVIVIEHNLDVIKVSDWVIDMGPEGGSGGGMVVAQGMPEDVAAVPESYTGKFLQEALTVKPAVDAKKAPVRKRRPRKTASV; encoded by the coding sequence GTGGCGGATCGCCTGATCGTGCGAGGTGCGCGTGAGCACAACCTACGGGGGGTCGACATCGACCTGCCACGCAACAGCCTCGTGGTCTTCACCGGTCTCTCGGGCTCCGGCAAGTCGTCACTGGCTTTCGACACCATTTTTGCCGAGGGGCAGCGTCGATACGTCGAGTCCCTGTCTGCATACGCCCGCCAGTTCCTCGGTCAGATGGACAAGCCGGACGTCGACTTCATCGAAGGGCTCTCGCCCGCGGTGTCCATCGACCAGAAGTCGACCAACCGAAACCCGCGTTCGACGGTCGGCACCATCACCGAGGTGTACGACTACCTGCGCCTGCTGTTCGCGCGTGCGGGCACCGCGCACTGCCCGGTGTGTGGCGAGAAGATCGCCAAGCAAACCCCACAGCAGATTGTCGACCAGGTCCTCGCAATGGAGGAGGGCATCAAATTCCAGGTGCTCGCCCCTGTGGTGCGCACGCGCAAGGGCGAATTCGTCGATCTCTTCGAGTCCCTCAACACCCAGGGATATTCCCGCATCCGGGTGGATGGTGTCGTTCATCAGCTGAGTGATCCACCGAAGCTCAAGAAGCAGGAAAAGCACGACATCGAGGTTGTCGTCGACCGACTTACCGTCAAGACGAGTTCGAAGCAGCGCCTGACCGATTCGGTCGAGACCGCGCTCAAGCTTGCCGACGGCATTGTCGTTCTCGACTTCGTCGACCGCGACGAAAATGCGCAGGACCGCGAGCGCCGGTTCTCCGAGAAGCTGGCCTGCCCCAACGCCCATGCGCTGTCGATCGACGATCTCGAGCCGCGCTCGTTTTCCTTCAACTCGCCGTACGGCGCGTGTTCGGAATGCCTGGGCCTCGGCGTGCGCAAGGAAGTCGACCCCGATCTCGTCGTCCCCGATCCGGATCTGTCGCTGGCTGACGGCGCCATCGCGCCCTGGTCGATGGGTCAGACGTCCGAGTACTTCGGTCGTCTCCTGTCGGGTCTTGCCGACGCCATGGGGTTCGATCTGAACGCGCCGTGGAACAAGCTCCCCGCGAAGGTGAAACGCGCCGTTCTCGAGGGCAGTGAGCATCAAGTCCACGTCAAGTACAAGAACCGGTACGGCCGGACCCGCTCGTACTATGCCGAGTTCGAAGGCGTCATGCCGTTCCTGCATCGCAGGCTCGAGCAGACCGAGTCGGAGCAGATGAAGGAGCGCTACGACGGCTACATGCGCGACGTGCCCTGCCCTGCCTGCAACGGCGACCGCCTGCGGCCGGAAATCCTGTCGGTCACGATCGAAGCGGGCAACTTCGGTTCCAAGTCGATCGCCGATGTGTGCCGACTCTCGATCTCCGATACCGCGGACTTTCTGAACAGTTTGACGCTCGGTGCGAAGGAAGAAGCCATTGCCGGCCAGGTGCTGAGGGAGGTACAGGCCCGTCTCGGTTTCCTGCTCGACGTCGGTCTCGAGTACCTGTCGCTGTCCCGCGCTGCAGGCTCGCTCTCGGGCGGCGAGGCTCAGCGCATTCGCTTGGCCACTCAGATCGGATCCGGTCTCGTCGGTGTTCTCTACGTGCTGGACGAGCCGTCGATCGGTCTGCACCAGCGTGACAACCGGCGCCTCATCGACACGCTCACGCGCCTGCGCGACCTCGGGAACACGCTCATTGTCGTCGAGCACGACGAGGACACCATTCGCACGTCGGATTGGGTCGTGGACATCGGCCCGCTGGCCGGCGAGCACGGCGGCCGCGTCGTCCACAGCGGCTCCTACGAGGACCTGCTGACCAACGAGGAATCACTGACGGGCGCGTACCTGTCGGGCCGACTCGAAATACCCCTTCCCGACTTTCGGCGGGTAGTCGACAAGAAGCGTCTGGTGACAGTCGTGGGTGCTCGCGAGCACAATCTCCGAGGGATCGACGTCAGCTTCCCGCTGGGAGTCCTCACCTCGGTGACCGGTGTGTCGGGATCGGGAAAGTCGACATTGGTCAACGACATCCTTGCAACGGTGATGGCCAACAAGCTCAACGGTGCTCGCCAGGTACCCGGCAGGCACACCCGTATCAACGGACTGGATCAACTGGACAAGCTGGTGCGCGTCGACCAGTCGCCGATCGGTCGAACGCCGCGATCCAATGCGGCTACCTACACAGGTGTGTTCGACAAGATCCGAACGCTGTTCGCCGCCACCACCGAGGCGAAGGTTCGCGGTTACCAACCCGGCCGTTTCTCGTTCAACGTCAAGGGCGGTCGCTGCGAGGCCTGCTCGGGCGACGGAACGCTCAAGATCGAGATGAACTTCTTGCCCGACGTGTACGTCCCCTGCGAGGTCTGCAACGGCGCGCGGTACAACCGTGAGACGTTGGAAGTGCACTACAAGGGCAAGACCATCGCCGAAGTGCTGGACATGCCCATCGAGGAGGCCGCGGACTTCTTCGAACCGATCACTTCTATCCACCGCTATCTCAAGACGTTGGTCGAGGTCGGCCTCGGGTACGTCCGTCTCGGGCAGCCTGCAACGACACTCTCCGGCGGTGAAGCGCAGCGCGTCAAGTTGGCGTCAGAGCTGCAGAAGCGCTCCACCGGACGAACCGTCTACATCCTCGACGAGCCCACGACGGGTCTGCACTTCGAGGACATACGCAAGCTGCTCGGCGTAGTCAACGGGCTGGTGGACAAGGGAAACACCGTCATCGTCATCGAACACAACCTCGATGTCATCAAGGTGAGCGACTGGGTCATCGACATGGGACCCGAAGGTGGGTCCGGTGGCGGAATGGTCGTAGCGCAGGGCATGCCGGAGGACGTCGCGGCCGTTCCCGAGAGCTACACGGGCAAATTCCTGCAGGAAGCACTCACCGTCAAGCCGGCCGTCGATGCGAAGAAGGCCCCCGTGAGAAAGCGTCGCCCGCGCAAGACCGCATCGGTCTGA
- a CDS encoding MBL fold metallo-hydrolase — protein MDEHLMVIDDQYTGAVSQGSTPQRRTISGGTITKISVGPMDNNSYLVVCSITGQALLIDAANEAARLSQLIDENAPTLTLIVTTHQHADHWQALEDIAGGTASPTAAHSLDAEPLPVTPDRLLGDEDTVSVGELTLKTIHLRGHTPGSIALALTDSDTGVTHLFTGDSLFPGGVGKTSDSENFTQLLRDVSAKIFGKYGDDTIVYPGHGKDTTLGAERPHLDEWRERGW, from the coding sequence ATGGACGAGCACCTCATGGTCATCGACGACCAGTACACCGGCGCGGTCTCTCAGGGATCGACGCCGCAGCGACGAACCATCTCCGGTGGCACCATCACAAAGATTTCGGTCGGCCCGATGGATAACAACTCCTACCTGGTCGTTTGTTCCATTACTGGGCAGGCTTTGCTGATCGATGCAGCGAACGAGGCTGCACGGCTCTCTCAATTGATCGACGAGAACGCTCCGACTCTCACTCTGATCGTGACGACCCATCAGCACGCCGACCACTGGCAGGCCCTCGAGGACATCGCGGGCGGCACCGCGTCTCCCACCGCTGCGCACAGCCTCGACGCCGAGCCGCTTCCCGTCACGCCCGACAGGCTTCTGGGCGACGAAGACACTGTGTCCGTGGGTGAACTCACACTGAAGACAATTCACCTTCGCGGTCACACACCAGGCTCGATTGCGCTTGCGCTGACCGATTCGGACACCGGAGTCACCCACCTCTTCACCGGGGACTCGCTCTTTCCGGGCGGCGTCGGCAAGACGTCGGATTCCGAGAACTTCACGCAGCTCCTCAGGGACGTGAGCGCCAAAATCTTCGGCAAGTACGGAGACGACACGATCGTTTACCCAGGGCACGGTAAGGATACGACTCTCGGCGCCGAGCGCCCCCACCTCGACGAATGGCGCGAACGCGGCTGGTGA
- a CDS encoding DoxX family protein yields the protein MLVRRIARPLMSTIFIAGGIDALRNPAGKAKVATPLIEQGQDTLPDSVTANVPSDPETLVRINGAIQVGGGILLATGKAPRIASLALAGSLVPTTVAGHAFWNETDPAAKAAQRTQFFKNVSLLGGLLIAAVDTEGKPSLAWRGRRAARKAQESVVAALPGTHDTADHLGVASGRIKELASVAASRSAELAEAAQPVVSKWADVAAEKGSDFAEAAQPVVSHWAEVAADKGSDLSDAAQPVISRWAHKAADRGSDIAEVAQKRGSKLAEEAAKRGSKLADEAADRGQDLAKVAQKRGSKLVDKAADRSEELTELATKRGSKLAKQAQKRGSKFADNAADRGAELADLAQKRGSQWAGTAADRGAELVDLAQDRGSKWAETAAVRADGLSKRARKRAEKQSREFDKATEKARAKLEKRVEKARQDLDKRVQKYSN from the coding sequence ATGCTGGTCCGCCGTATCGCCCGTCCGCTGATGTCGACCATCTTCATCGCCGGAGGCATCGACGCGCTCCGCAATCCCGCTGGAAAGGCCAAGGTTGCGACACCGCTGATCGAGCAGGGCCAGGACACGCTGCCGGACAGCGTGACGGCGAACGTACCCAGTGACCCGGAGACTCTGGTTCGCATCAACGGTGCCATTCAGGTCGGCGGCGGAATTCTGCTAGCGACCGGTAAGGCGCCGCGGATCGCGTCGCTCGCCCTTGCAGGCAGCCTTGTTCCGACGACCGTCGCCGGGCACGCGTTCTGGAACGAGACCGACCCGGCCGCCAAGGCCGCCCAGCGCACCCAGTTCTTCAAGAACGTCAGTTTGCTCGGTGGACTTCTGATCGCTGCCGTCGACACCGAAGGCAAGCCGTCGCTCGCGTGGCGCGGCCGTCGGGCAGCCCGAAAGGCGCAGGAGTCCGTCGTTGCCGCGTTGCCCGGCACGCACGACACCGCCGATCATCTCGGAGTCGCATCCGGCCGCATCAAGGAGCTGGCGTCCGTCGCAGCCTCACGCAGTGCGGAACTCGCCGAGGCTGCTCAGCCGGTCGTCTCCAAGTGGGCCGACGTCGCAGCAGAAAAGGGTTCGGACTTCGCCGAGGCAGCGCAGCCAGTCGTGTCGCACTGGGCCGAGGTCGCGGCTGACAAGGGTTCCGACCTGTCGGACGCCGCACAACCGGTGATTTCCCGGTGGGCACACAAGGCCGCAGACCGCGGTTCCGACATCGCCGAGGTCGCACAGAAACGCGGCTCCAAGCTGGCCGAGGAGGCCGCAAAGCGCGGATCGAAACTTGCCGACGAGGCCGCAGACCGTGGCCAGGATCTGGCCAAGGTTGCCCAGAAGCGCGGCTCCAAGCTGGTGGACAAGGCTGCCGACCGTAGCGAAGAGCTCACCGAATTGGCGACCAAGCGCGGCTCGAAGCTCGCCAAGCAAGCGCAGAAGCGCGGATCCAAGTTCGCCGACAATGCGGCGGACCGCGGCGCTGAACTCGCCGACCTCGCACAGAAGCGCGGTTCACAGTGGGCAGGCACGGCCGCCGATCGCGGTGCGGAGCTGGTCGACCTTGCTCAGGATCGCGGCAGTAAGTGGGCCGAGACCGCGGCCGTCCGCGCCGACGGCCTCAGCAAGCGTGCCCGTAAGCGCGCCGAAAAGCAGAGCCGTGAATTCGACAAGGCGACCGAGAAGGCTCGCGCGAAGCTCGAAAAGAGGGTCGAGAAGGCGCGCCAGGATCTCGACAAGCGCGTGCAGAAGTACTCCAACTAG
- a CDS encoding universal stress protein → MSAYRTVVVGTDGSESSLRAVEKAAALAGDADATLVIACAYYPADPKDTSKAADALREDAYQITGSAPTHDILRTAREHATKAGAKTIDERAIVGAPVESLLELVDEVKADLLVVGNRGLNSLTGRLLGSVPSDAARKSTCDVLIVHTVR, encoded by the coding sequence ATGAGTGCCTACCGCACCGTCGTCGTCGGAACCGATGGGTCCGAATCGTCTTTGCGGGCTGTGGAGAAGGCCGCCGCTCTCGCCGGTGATGCCGACGCGACTCTCGTGATCGCGTGTGCGTACTACCCGGCCGATCCCAAAGATACGAGCAAGGCTGCCGACGCTTTGCGTGAGGACGCGTACCAGATCACCGGTTCTGCCCCCACACACGACATCCTTCGTACTGCCCGCGAGCACGCAACGAAGGCGGGCGCCAAAACCATCGACGAGCGCGCAATCGTCGGCGCGCCGGTCGAGTCGCTGCTGGAGTTGGTCGACGAGGTCAAGGCCGATCTGTTGGTTGTCGGGAACCGTGGTTTGAATTCGCTGACGGGCCGCCTGCTCGGTTCGGTTCCTTCCGACGCAGCTCGGAAGTCCACGTGTGACGTTCTGATCGTGCACACGGTGCGGTAG
- a CDS encoding DUF1844 domain-containing protein has translation MTSTPEPVDGPDVRELADVPAVEVISRAAVMLMSSAAEKLGLSEADPSSSPYLDLDEARRVITALAGLVTASVEYLGPHAGPIREGLQALQKAFRENSAYPDEPGKGPGEKYTGPVY, from the coding sequence ATGACGAGCACACCCGAACCAGTCGACGGACCCGACGTACGCGAGCTCGCCGACGTCCCGGCAGTCGAAGTCATCAGTCGTGCAGCGGTGATGCTGATGAGTTCCGCAGCCGAGAAACTCGGCCTTTCCGAAGCCGACCCGTCGAGCAGCCCGTACCTCGATCTGGACGAGGCCCGACGAGTCATCACCGCGCTCGCGGGACTCGTCACGGCATCGGTCGAATACCTGGGACCGCACGCAGGCCCCATCCGCGAAGGACTGCAAGCTCTGCAGAAGGCATTCCGCGAGAATTCAGCGTATCCCGACGAGCCGGGCAAGGGGCCCGGAGAGAAGTACACGGGACCCGTCTACTGA
- the rpmI gene encoding 50S ribosomal protein L35 yields MPKQKTHSGAKKRFKVSGSGKILRQKAGRRHLLEHKPTKVTRRLDGVAVVKKADVPRIKRLLGI; encoded by the coding sequence ATGCCCAAGCAGAAGACCCACAGTGGCGCCAAGAAGCGATTCAAGGTGTCCGGCAGCGGCAAGATCCTGCGCCAGAAGGCCGGCCGTCGCCACCTGCTGGAGCACAAGCCCACCAAGGTGACCCGTCGTCTCGACGGTGTCGCAGTTGTCAAGAAGGCCGATGTGCCGCGGATCAAGCGCCTTCTCGGCATCTGA